Genomic segment of Phycisphaerales bacterium AB-hyl4:
CTCGACCCGGAAGCTGTATAAGCAGAAGGGTACGGGCAACGCCCGCCGCGGTGACATGAACGCCAACATCCTTCGCGGCGGCGGCCACGCGTTCGCCAAACGCCCGCGCGACTTCCGGCAGGACATGCCGGTGAAGATGCGCCGTCTGGCCAACCGCAACGCGCTGCTGGCCAAGCTCGTCGACGGCGAAGTGAAGCTGATCGAAAGCATCAGCTTCGAGAAGCCGAGCACGAAACAGTTCGGCACCCTCCTTCAGGCCCTCAAGGTTGACCGCTCCTGTCTGGTCGCCTTGGCCGACACGACTGGCCCCGCCGGTCGCTCCACCCAGAACATTGACGATGTGACGCTGACGCAGATCGATCGGCTTAACGCCTTTGATCTGCTGAACCATCGTTACATCGTGGCTGAGAAGGGCGCTTTCGAGCAGTACATCGCTCGCATCACCGAACAAGCTGCCGGCGACGCCGGTCAGAAGACTGAGCAGGAGGTGGCAGCCTGATGGAACCGACACAGATCATCAAAAAGCCGTTGATCACGGAAAAGAGCACCTGGGAGTCGGAGCGGCACAACCGCTACGCGTTCTTGGTGGACCGCCGTGCGACGAAGACGCAGATTCGCAGCGCCATCCAGAGCATCTACAGCGTGCGGGTGGCGAAGGTGAAGACGCAAACCCGCAAGGGGCAGTACTTCCGCACCCGCTTCGGCCCGGGCAAGACCACGGACTGGAAGCGAGCGAGCGTGCAGTTGCACGAGGATGACCGTATCGAACTGTTTTGATTTTTAGAGACTGGGTCGGGTCGTTAAGCGACCCGCCTGGAGGCTGAACCATGCCGATTCGCAAATACAAGCCAACGAGTGCCGGTCGTCGCGACGCGACGGTCAACCTGCACGCCGAGGTGACCAAGAAGAAGCCCGAGAAGTCGCTGCTTCGTCAGAAGTCAAAGACCGGCGGGCGCAATCACCACGGCCGAATCACGCAGCAGGGCCGTGGCGGAGGCGCAAAGCAGCGCTACCGTGTGATCGACTTCCGTCGCAACAAGGACGGCGTCGAAGCGAAGGTGATCGGGATCGAATACGATCCGAACCGCACCTGCCACATCGCGCTACTCGAGTATGCCGACGGCGAGAAGCGTTACATCCTCGCTCCGGTGGGGCTGACGGATGGCGAAACGGTGATGAGCTCGGTCACGCCGGTCGAGCCGAAGGTCGGCAACGCGATGCCGCTGCGTTCGATCCCCGCGGGTCTGAACGTGCACAACATCGAAATGGTGCCGGGTAAGGGCGGCCAGATGTGCCGCTCAGCCGGGACGTATGCTCGCCTGACCAATAAGGAAGGGCGATGGGGCACGTTGGTGTTCCCGTCCGGCGAAGTGCGTCAGATTTCGCTCGACTGCCGGGCGACGATCGGCCAGGTGGGCAACCTTTCCCATGCGGGTGTGGTGCTCGGCAAGGCTGGTCGCAATCGGCACAAAGGTCGACGCCCCATGGTGCGTGGTGTCGCCAAGAGCCATCACTCTCACCCGATGGGTGGTGGTGAAGGTCGCTCGAAGGGCAACCGCCCGCCGGCGTCGAAGACCGGCGTGCTGTCCAAGGGCGGTCGAACGCGTAAGCATGGCAAGAACTCGAACAAGCGCATCATCCGTCGCCGGGTGAGCAAGCGTTACGGTCAACTGCGACTTAAGTAAGAAGAAGAGGCTCGGGCGTGTTTAAGCCCGTGAGAACCTATGGCACGATCGCTGAAAAAAGGCCCGTTTGTCAACCTGAAGCTTTACCGCAAGGTTGAGAAGCTGAACCAACAGACCAAGCGTGAGCCGATCAAGACCTGGGCGCGTGCATGCACGATTGTGCCCGAGTTTGTCGGCCACACGTTCATGGTGCACAACGGCCGGGTGTTCAACCAGGTCTTCGTCACCGAGGACATGGTGGGTCACAAGCTTGGTGAGTTCAGC
This window contains:
- the rplD gene encoding 50S ribosomal protein L4, with amino-acid sequence MIEIPVHNTSGEQVGTVQVDEQVLGGEVRHGLLKQAYVRYHANRRQGTVRTKNRSEVSHSTRKLYKQKGTGNARRGDMNANILRGGGHAFAKRPRDFRQDMPVKMRRLANRNALLAKLVDGEVKLIESISFEKPSTKQFGTLLQALKVDRSCLVALADTTGPAGRSTQNIDDVTLTQIDRLNAFDLLNHRYIVAEKGAFEQYIARITEQAAGDAGQKTEQEVAA
- the rplW gene encoding 50S ribosomal protein L23 translates to MEPTQIIKKPLITEKSTWESERHNRYAFLVDRRATKTQIRSAIQSIYSVRVAKVKTQTRKGQYFRTRFGPGKTTDWKRASVQLHEDDRIELF
- the rplB gene encoding 50S ribosomal protein L2, which gives rise to MPIRKYKPTSAGRRDATVNLHAEVTKKKPEKSLLRQKSKTGGRNHHGRITQQGRGGGAKQRYRVIDFRRNKDGVEAKVIGIEYDPNRTCHIALLEYADGEKRYILAPVGLTDGETVMSSVTPVEPKVGNAMPLRSIPAGLNVHNIEMVPGKGGQMCRSAGTYARLTNKEGRWGTLVFPSGEVRQISLDCRATIGQVGNLSHAGVVLGKAGRNRHKGRRPMVRGVAKSHHSHPMGGGEGRSKGNRPPASKTGVLSKGGRTRKHGKNSNKRIIRRRVSKRYGQLRLK
- the rpsS gene encoding 30S ribosomal protein S19; the protein is MARSLKKGPFVNLKLYRKVEKLNQQTKREPIKTWARACTIVPEFVGHTFMVHNGRVFNQVFVTEDMVGHKLGEFSITRTFRAHTTGTRAQRAGGAGRA